The following are encoded together in the Deltaproteobacteria bacterium genome:
- the fliD gene encoding flagellar filament capping protein FliD, whose protein sequence is MASGLPPNIVDQLVEAERIPLKQIESKKVKQEDILKIVSDLDAKVGEISKNLGELTNTRGFVDTKLISGDPNIIDGSVDPGTVVNGEYSIEVSQLAQKPGAISNGFPDKDKTQMGVGYIKFDTSDGTKEVYIKGANSTLNGVVAQINGANIGMRATVVEDKRDRENPYRMLVSGLKTGDDNGVKFPTIYMLDGDQDMYFDEARPSQNAKLKLDGFDIEVPNNVVNDLIPGVTLNLKQAAPGREVRLFVKENFEAISGKIKSFVDSYNVALSFLQNQQKLQKGANGKESLGPLGGDSLTRQVENVLRRIVLAPQMGVNSDIQTMNQLGIEFNRNGILNFNQEKFNKILNAKASDVSEFFKGDGLSTGFVNNLKRELGNMQNNSFGVLANRKKGIQEKINRYNTQIEQKERQLEKKEESLRRKFADLEQKMSGLQSQASAVQGIGKPPGQ, encoded by the coding sequence AAAAAAGTAAAACAAGAAGATATTTTAAAAATCGTTTCAGATCTTGATGCGAAGGTTGGTGAGATTTCCAAAAACTTAGGCGAGTTAACAAATACCAGGGGTTTTGTTGATACAAAACTAATTTCTGGTGATCCCAATATCATTGATGGAAGCGTGGATCCAGGGACTGTCGTCAATGGAGAGTATTCCATAGAAGTATCGCAATTAGCACAGAAGCCTGGAGCCATCTCCAATGGCTTTCCAGATAAAGACAAAACGCAAATGGGAGTTGGGTATATCAAATTTGACACTTCTGACGGCACAAAGGAAGTTTATATCAAAGGAGCGAATTCAACTTTAAATGGCGTTGTGGCACAAATTAACGGAGCGAATATAGGAATGAGAGCCACTGTTGTTGAGGATAAAAGAGATCGAGAAAACCCCTATAGAATGTTGGTTTCTGGTTTAAAAACGGGTGATGACAATGGCGTTAAATTTCCAACCATTTACATGTTAGATGGAGATCAAGATATGTATTTTGATGAGGCCAGACCATCCCAAAATGCCAAGTTAAAACTGGATGGATTTGATATCGAAGTTCCAAATAATGTGGTGAACGATTTAATTCCTGGGGTGACTCTTAATTTAAAACAAGCGGCACCAGGAAGGGAAGTCCGTCTATTTGTAAAAGAAAATTTTGAGGCCATTAGTGGAAAGATTAAAAGTTTCGTTGATTCCTATAATGTGGCTCTTTCTTTTCTGCAAAACCAACAAAAATTGCAGAAAGGTGCCAATGGAAAAGAGTCGCTAGGTCCCTTAGGGGGAGATTCTTTAACAAGGCAGGTAGAAAATGTTTTAAGAAGAATTGTATTGGCACCACAGATGGGTGTGAACTCAGATATTCAAACTATGAATCAATTAGGAATTGAGTTTAATAGAAATGGTATTTTAAATTTCAATCAAGAAAAGTTTAATAAAATACTTAATGCCAAAGCTTCCGATGTCTCTGAGTTCTTTAAGGGTGATGGTCTATCCACTGGCTTTGTTAATAATCTTAAGAGAGAGCTTGGAAATATGCAAAATAACTCTTTTGGTGTTTTGGCAAATAGGAAAAAAGGAATACAAGAAAAAATAAATCGATATAATACGCAAATTGAACAAAAAGAACGACAACTTGAAAAAAAGGAAGAGTCACTCAGAAGAAAATTTGCAGACTTAGAACAAAAAATGTCAGGCTTGCAAAGTCAAGCTTCTGCGGTGCAGGGAATAGGAAAACCCCCAGGACAATAG
- the fliS gene encoding flagellar export chaperone FliS, with protein MKNAYQKYKASSVQTASKEKILLMLYEGAIKFTKLAIKAMEEKKIADKGYNIGRAYDIIMELNNTLDHKVGGEISQKLEALYVFMMKQYTEANFKNQVEPLKNNLKIIDNLYQGWIGAVEKMKTDQELKK; from the coding sequence ATGAAAAATGCATATCAAAAATACAAAGCAAGTTCGGTACAGACGGCAAGTAAGGAAAAAATATTATTGATGCTCTATGAAGGAGCCATAAAGTTTACGAAACTAGCCATCAAAGCGATGGAAGAAAAAAAAATTGCCGATAAAGGTTATAATATTGGCAGAGCCTACGATATTATCATGGAACTTAATAACACTTTAGATCATAAAGTGGGTGGGGAAATCTCGCAAAAACTGGAGGCCCTGTATGTTTTTATGATGAAACAATACACTGAAGCTAATTTTAAAAATCAAGTAGAACCATTAAAAAACAATTTAAAAATTATTGATAACTTGTACCAAGGATGGATAGGCGCTGTTGAGAAAATGAAGACAGACCAAGAATTAAAAAAATAA
- a CDS encoding O-linked GlcNAc transferase — protein sequence MEFVKNQERFKTSSEKVQISSQTSNQTIKKKKKFVNDKVATCFFNSKLLLLNNETSLALNLLRYSSNCDSYNGYVLDALNEALRKLGKFDESEKVAQKNFLYNYSIDRCFELAQIYFLKNQDEEALKLYFDCLSHVVENQSQLFEIYKNVGNIYVKLKEFDLAEEYFYKAYQMDMNSDLLIVNIGVLEFQKEDIQKATDCFRRAIEINKNNDKAWVGLAMTHLEFGDKELCWGNLIKALDVNPVNKTALILLSQLFNQSERNQQCKKLLIEYLEHHNFDEEISLLLIQNLIFAGDYQNAFLECFKSHLWNPENKEIASVYVELNKLMVGGK from the coding sequence ATGGAATTTGTTAAAAATCAGGAAAGATTTAAAACCAGCTCTGAAAAAGTTCAGATAAGTAGTCAAACAAGCAATCAGACGATCAAGAAGAAGAAAAAATTTGTAAACGATAAAGTTGCTACCTGTTTTTTTAATTCGAAGCTACTGCTTTTAAATAACGAGACCAGTTTGGCATTGAACTTGTTGCGCTATAGCTCCAATTGCGACTCTTATAATGGCTATGTTCTAGACGCCTTAAATGAAGCCCTAAGAAAATTAGGAAAGTTTGATGAATCTGAAAAAGTAGCTCAAAAAAATTTCTTATATAACTACTCGATAGATAGATGTTTTGAGCTGGCGCAAATATATTTTTTAAAAAACCAAGATGAAGAAGCCTTAAAACTATATTTTGATTGTCTATCTCATGTTGTCGAAAACCAGAGTCAGCTTTTTGAAATATATAAAAATGTAGGAAATATCTATGTTAAGCTTAAAGAATTCGATCTCGCTGAAGAATATTTTTATAAGGCCTATCAGATGGATATGAACTCCGATTTATTAATCGTAAATATTGGTGTTCTCGAATTTCAAAAAGAAGATATACAAAAAGCTACTGATTGTTTTCGGCGGGCCATAGAAATTAACAAAAATAACGATAAGGCATGGGTGGGTTTAGCAATGACACATTTAGAATTTGGCGACAAAGAGTTATGTTGGGGAAATTTAATTAAAGCTTTAGATGTGAATCCAGTTAATAAGACAGCATTGATTTTATTAAGTCAGTTGTTTAACCAATCTGAACGAAATCAACAATGTAAAAAATTATTAATTGAATATCTCGAGCACCATAATTTCGATGAAGAAATATCGCTATTATTAATTCAAAATCTAATTTTTGCTGGCGATTATCAAAATGCCTTTCTTGAGTGTTTTAAAAGTCATCTTTGGAATCCAGAAAATAAAGAAATAGCAAGTGTTTATGTTGAACTTAATAAATTAATGGTTGGGGGGAAATAG